Below is a window of Geovibrio ferrireducens DNA.
TAGCCCTGTTCTCCACAAGAACCCTGCCGGACTGCGAAGGCCCGCTGTATGAAGGTGCTGTGCCCCAGAGAACCGCAGCTTTGGTTTTGAGGTTATTGTAGTCATAGGCTTCGTGTATGTTGTTGTCGCCGAGGCTTGTGTCGCTGTTATAGAAAGTGCCGCCGCCGTAGCAGAACATGAACATAAGGGTTCTGGGCAGATAGCACTGGGCTGCGCCGGGCTCAAACCAGTTGGGGGTGTCAAAAGAGTTGCAGAACCTGCCCGGACTCATGAAGTTGGGGTTACCGCCGCCGCCAGTCGAAGCGAAAACAGACTCAGCACCGTATTTTTCACGGAATTCCATGAGCTTGCGGGCTATTTTATCTATTGCCTCTTCCCACGAAACACGTTTCCACTTGTTTTCACCTCTCGCTCCCACACGCTGAAGAGGGTATTTGTTTCTGTTTGGGTTGTAGAGCGCCTGAATTCCTGAGAGCCCTTTAACACACAGTGCGCCCTCGCTTCTTGTAAACTCAGGATTGCCTTCAATTTTGATTACACGGCCGTCCTTAACATGAGCCAATACGCCGCATTCCGCTGTACAGTTGCGGCAGCAGGTTTCGATGATCTGAACACCGCTCTCTTCTGCCGCGTCCGCTTTGGGAACAAGCATTCCGCTCCCCAGCCCGCTCATGGAAAGCGCGGTACCGGTTACAGCCGTGGCTTTAATGAAATCCCTGCGGTTCATCCTTAGTTGCTTCATTTTCTTCTCCTTAATATGAAGTGAACATTTTAAGAGGCAGCCGCTTCCAGCAGCTTCACTCCCTTTTCCGTTGTGCGCCATTTATTCTCCCACCTGAGTCCGCCTGCCTCTTCCAGCATTCCGATGAAATAGGCCGGGTATATTTCAGTGCTTCCGGCGCGGAGAATCGGTTCAACGACCGCCTCAATCTCTTCCTTGGTCTTCGGTGTCACACAACTTCTGAGAATACTGACATAGAGGTTATTAAAGGCCGCCTCATGCTCAAGAAGACATTGCAGACGGTCAGAGCTGTTCCGCCTGTCAGCGGCGGCTGCCCCTTCAGGAGTGCTGATCCACACTGTTTCAGCTTCGTCACCGGCTGCTCTCAGCCCGTGGGCATTATAGAGCCATGTGATGAGTGTCTCCGGAGAATAAAGAATAAGATCCGAACCCAGTTCCTTAACGTATTTCAGAATCTCAGGCGTGGTTCTCTCCGATGTACAGAAGCTGAGTATCCCGTACATGATCTCCTGAACACCTCGCTCTTCCTCTATTCTCTCCATCAGGCGTTCCAGAGCCGTTTCGGACAGAGTGCCTCTGTTTTCAGTATTTGCAGTCATCGCAAACCTCCGTCCTTTAAAGCTTTGTGAATGAGAACGGGAACTTAATGCGGAGATCCGTTCTTTTGAAATCTTCACTGCGTTCAAAATCAACATCAGCATATGTAAGTTCAACACTCACTCCTTCCAGAGCCTTATTGAACTCTTTGCCGAAGTTGTACCTGAGAACGTAGTTTGTTTCCTTTGAGTCGCTGTAAGCATAGGGTGAATCATAATCGGCATAGTAAACGGCCGCTGTCAGGCCGGGGAGACTGAGAGAAGAGAAGTTGTATTCCATACGCACGGCGTAGGCATCCATTTCGGCAAAGCCTGAGATCCTCTCCTCCTGTTTTATTACCCTGCCTCCGGGACCCCACGGAGTCGCCAGATCATCATCCCCTGATTTCGAGAGGAATCCTTTAAGCTCAAGTCCGGCATACTTGAATCCGGTTTCAAAACCTATTTCGTATGTGTCTATCTTGCCGGAAGTTTCATCGCCGATCGATTTCTGGACGGTGTAGGAAGGCATAAAGAACAGGGACAGATCCCCTATCTGTTTCTCAGCCTTCATCCTCAGAAAGCCCAGATTAAAAGTGTCTCTGAGGTTGTAACCCCATGCCTCAAACTCAACATTCACAGGGTCTGTCTCAAGACGGTATTTGAACCCGCCTATGTACAGGGGGTCATCATAGTTGTTGGCGTTCATGCCTGTTCCCACAGGGCGGTACCAGTCTTCGCACCAGTCAGAAAAGTCAGTTATGTAGTATGCATGCAGTTCAAGATTTCTTATGCTTTTGTTGATTAAAGACAGCCCTTTGTAAGTTTTGGGAAGGAAACGTCCGGGATCTATGTCCGCATACGGGGTGTAGATGATTTGAGCACCGTATTTGATTGTTGTGTCAAACCAGTGCCCCTGAACATAGGCTTCAAGAAACTTTCTGTAGCCGTCATGGTTTTCCTGAAGCAGCTTGAAGGAATCTTTGTCGTCATCACTGAAAAAATCTTCCGCGATACCCAGCGTGGCTCCGAAACTTATCCCCTTCACCTCGGCTGTTCGGAGGTAAACAATACCGCCGACAGCATTGTCATTTGCATCGGGGGTGTTTTCGGAATAGTCCGTTGTAAATGAATACAGCCTTAATTCGCCATAGGCCTGCCCTTCGCTGAATATTTCCGCCAGCGTGCCTGCAGCCGAGGCATTCAAAGGCACCAGAGCAGTAAACAGCAGTGTGACTGCCGCTGCGAGAGCTCTGAAATAAAAAATAAAATTAGTCCATAAACAGTTTTTGTTCATGTTGCTTCTCCTTAAAAGCGTTGTGCCTGAGAAGGAGCAGTCAGCATGCCAAAGAGTGCTTTTGCAATTATCTTTTCATACAAATAAGTTACAAACCATACGGTATCGGTGTTTTTTATCAGAAATGAGAAAACAGTCAGAAATAAAAAAATCATATCGGTTGATATGCCCGCTGACTGCGGCTATTTTAAAATTACATTATCAGAAGTAACTATTTTTTATTTTTAGGCGGTTTATATGATAGGTAGTCTGAAAACTCCCATAATTGCTTTCAGTACCTCGTCCTCAGTCTGGGAGCAGATAGCCGTAGCAAAGAGACGGTTCATTGAAACAGGTATTGTGCCGGAGCCAGTTCCGCACCTCCCCGAAGAGGTTATAGAAATGTGGCGGCTTTCACGAAGTCACGGCATTCCATGGGATCATGAGTTTTTACTGCCGCGGATGCCGCAGGACGAGTTCAGCCTCCTTCTGGATAAAAAGCAGTACCTGATTGATTTATTTTTCGACTATGTCAAAACTTACTCCCAAATACTTTCAAGCACAAAATTTGATATGAACCTCTGTGATGAAAACGGTGTGATGCTCACCCTCCCCATGCATTTTAATAAACTGAAAGGCTGGAAGTACCTTATCAGTGCCTCCGGGGATATATGGGATGAAAAAAATGTCGGATGCACTGCGCACACTCTCGCACTGAAATACAACAGACCGGTGCATATAGCCGGTCCGGTCAATTATCTGAAAGTTCTGGAAGAAAATGTGACATCCGCTGCGCCTGTCACCAATGAATACGGGGAAATTATAGGCTGTATCATACTCAGTCAGGAGAAGGCGAATATCTCAAACATGCTGGAACACACTCTGGGCTGGACCATAGCCACTGCTCAGGCTCTTTCCAGTCAGGTTAAGCTCCTGAGAAGAAGCAAACGCCTGAAACTCATGGATTCCACACTGAAAGCAACTTTTGATTACGCCAAGGACGGCTTCATATCTATCGATGAGGACTGTCATATTATAAACATCAATAACGAGGCTAAAAGACTGCTGAGGGCAGACGAAACCAAAATAAGAACAAAGCTCAGCTCACTGCTGGAAGATTCGTCCTATATATTTCAGTCGCTTAAAACCGGCAGATCCGTGAAGAAGCAGGAAATAGGCATTGTCAATAACCAGTCAGTCAGAGTGGAGTTTGATATTTCACCGTTTTTCAACAGAAATATGAGATATTCAAAGGGCGCCATAATAAAAATGGTGCG
It encodes the following:
- a CDS encoding sigma-54 interaction domain-containing protein; the encoded protein is MIGSLKTPIIAFSTSSSVWEQIAVAKRRFIETGIVPEPVPHLPEEVIEMWRLSRSHGIPWDHEFLLPRMPQDEFSLLLDKKQYLIDLFFDYVKTYSQILSSTKFDMNLCDENGVMLTLPMHFNKLKGWKYLISASGDIWDEKNVGCTAHTLALKYNRPVHIAGPVNYLKVLEENVTSAAPVTNEYGEIIGCIILSQEKANISNMLEHTLGWTIATAQALSSQVKLLRRSKRLKLMDSTLKATFDYAKDGFISIDEDCHIININNEAKRLLRADETKIRTKLSSLLEDSSYIFQSLKTGRSVKKQEIGIVNNQSVRVEFDISPFFNRNMRYSKGAIIKMVRKNDIFGLNKHGGSGNIAFENIISRSMVMEKLKNKAKTVAAKPVNILLLGESGTGKELFARAIHNFYNPKSPFVAINCASIPRTLIESELFGYEKGSFTGAERNGKKGKIEYADGGTLFLDEIGDMPLELQAVLLRVLEEREVVRVGGHKPVPVNFRVVAATNRPLAEDILNNRFRQDLYFRLSVVNLEIPSLRQRTDDILLLADHFIRTTCEHFCLPPYSLCPDTEEILREYCWPGNVRQLENAMIYAVTVAEKNIIKPSDLPDDIFEIQSRRRCSDLDDIRAAENEIILNTVKKTGNVQNAARYLGVSASTVYRKLKQINGGKILR
- a CDS encoding OprD family outer membrane porin, encoding MNKNCLWTNFIFYFRALAAAVTLLFTALVPLNASAAGTLAEIFSEGQAYGELRLYSFTTDYSENTPDANDNAVGGIVYLRTAEVKGISFGATLGIAEDFFSDDDKDSFKLLQENHDGYRKFLEAYVQGHWFDTTIKYGAQIIYTPYADIDPGRFLPKTYKGLSLINKSIRNLELHAYYITDFSDWCEDWYRPVGTGMNANNYDDPLYIGGFKYRLETDPVNVEFEAWGYNLRDTFNLGFLRMKAEKQIGDLSLFFMPSYTVQKSIGDETSGKIDTYEIGFETGFKYAGLELKGFLSKSGDDDLATPWGPGGRVIKQEERISGFAEMDAYAVRMEYNFSSLSLPGLTAAVYYADYDSPYAYSDSKETNYVLRYNFGKEFNKALEGVSVELTYADVDFERSEDFKRTDLRIKFPFSFTKL